In Miscanthus floridulus cultivar M001 chromosome 5, ASM1932011v1, whole genome shotgun sequence, one genomic interval encodes:
- the LOC136454002 gene encoding cytosolic sulfotransferase 5-like, with amino-acid sequence MASRQPEDDAQEGPAPVTTPHADAVKIIPSPPLETRWPPFALRRYAGGFWLPEVTVKEGLPAVHSCFVPRPSNVILASFPKSGTTWLKALAFATLKRSTHPPSDGNHPLRHRSPHECVRFLGIELNDKNKDEFEALPSPRVLATHLPYSLLPGSITGDGERSGCRIMYVCREPKDALVSYWLFTRKAALARGVNVRSFTIQEALELFCDGRCPGGPQWQHVLQYWEESVRRPDKALFLRYEEMLLEPEMHVRKLAKFMGCEFSGVEEEGEVVSAIVELCSLGKLRDMEVNRNGSTRLGTKNESFFRKGVAGDWSNHMTPEMAQRLDKVVEDALQGTGFAFSSTT; translated from the coding sequence ATGGCTTCCAGGCAGCCAGAGGATGATGCACAAGAAGGCCCGGCACCGGTGACGACGCCTCACGCCGACGCAGTCAAGATCATCCCTTCGCCGCCCCTCGAGACCAGGTGGCCACCGTTCGCGCTCCGCCGGTACGCCGGCGGCTTCTGGTTGCCGGAGGTCACAGTGAAGGAGGGCTTGCCAGCCGTCCATTCCTGCTTCGTGCCAAGGCCCTCCAACGTGATCCTCGCAAGCTTCCCCAAGTCCGGCACCACCTGGCTCAAGGCGCTCGCCTTCGCGACGCTTAAGCGGTCCACGCACCCGCCGTCCGACGGCAACCACCCGCTGCGCCATCGCAGCCCCCACGAGTGCGTTCGGTTCCTCGGGATCGAACTCAACGACAAGAACAAGGACGAGTTCGAGGCGCTCCCGTCCCCGCGCGTGCTGGCCACGCACCTCCCCTACTCCCTGCTGCCTGGCAGCATCACCGGGGACGGGGAGCGCTCGGGGTGCCGGATCATGTACGTCTGCCGGGAACCCAAGGACGCGCTGGTCTCCTACTGGCTGTTCACTAGGAAGGCGGCGCTGGCGAGGGGAGTTAACGTCCGGTCGTTCACCATCCAGGAGGCGTTGGAGCTGTTCTGCGATGGCCGCTGTCCGGGCGGCCCGCAGTGGCAGCACGTCCTCCAGTACTGGGAAGAGAGCGTGAGAAGGCCTGACAAGGCGCTGTTCCTTAGGTACGAGGAGATGTTGCTTGAGCCTGAGATGCATGTGAGGAAGCTAGCGAAGTTCATGGGTTGTGAATTTTccggcgtggaggaggagggcgaggTGGTGAGCGCCATCGTGGAGCTGTGTAGCCTGGGCAAGCTGAGGGACATGGAGGTAAACAGAAATGGAAGCACTAGGTTGGGGACCAAGAACGAAAGCTTCTTCAGGAAGGGAGTTGCTGGGGACTGGAGCAATCACATGACACCAGAGATGGCGCAGAGGCTGGACAAGGTCGTTGAGGATGCATTGCAAGGGACTGGATTCGCCTTCTCGAGCACAACGTGA